CCAAGTAGTCACCAAATTGGAAATCATAAGAGCAGCGCAAGTTGACCAATTGGTAATCAGGAAGTTTCCACGCATCGACGCCTTCTTCGTCGGCTGAGGTTCGGTTATTGACGTCAAAATCGGCGTAAATGTCATCGAAGTGATAGAAGGTGACGCCGAGCTTAAATTTATTTAAGACTTGGTAATCCACGGAGATAGAGGCGGTTGTTTGCGCAGCGTTTCCAACGTACAAACCTTTCGCATACACATTGACTTCAGCAATCAATGAGTCGCGCTCTTCGTTGAAAATCTTCGCATTCACATTGTCGATCCATTTCCAATCGCCCAATGACAACATGCCCGAAATGCTCAAGTTATCTACTGGCTTGTACTGCGCTTCAAACTCGATGCCTTGGTGGCGCGCATTCAAACCGGTAAAGTTTGCGACTTGGTCGTTGCCGATGCTTTTTGTCAGGGTTTTATCTAACCAAAGTGTGTGATAAAGCGCCACATCCAAGTTGAACTTCGGCGTGCTAATGCCATAGCCAAGCTCACCGGAGAAAATGCGCTGCATTTTGGCATCTTCATTGACCGTGTTTGTGTAGTTCAAGAAGATATCGTCGAAGTAAGGCGCGCGGGTGAAATAACCGGTATTTGCAAAGACGTGCTGCAAGTCGGTGAGGTTGTAGTTGGCACCGCCCTTTATGCTATACGCGTAGAATGGCTCCCAATCCGAAACCTGATTCGGATCATCGTCATCGTAGTTGAAGTAATCCGTTCTGCGATACGACTGGTTAATAACCGAGCCGCTCAAGAAAGCCGTGTACTTTTTCTGAACATACTCGGCTTGCGCAAACAGACCTGCCCAGAAAACTTCGCCTAAGTTGTAATAGTCGATTTTATCGCCTTCTTTCAGTGGCGTATTGGCATCACGATTGACGTTAGAGTCATCGAGGTAATAATCGCCGCCGAGTAAATCGGTGATTTCGATATAGTGGAAACCTTTGTAGTATCGGCCATCAAAACCAGCGGTGATGTTAAAATCTTTATACTTGGTATTGTATGACGAAAGAATGCCATACCAATTGTGCTTATTGACCGCAAAGGAGATAACAGCCTGCGAGCCCGTGGTTGAAGCCGCATTTTCAGCCATCACGGCGTCGTAGTCCAAAAGGCCATCAGCTGTTAGCTTAGTGATTTCATACGGCTCGCCAGATGGATATTCAAATTCAAGCCAGTGATCATTTTCACCATTGACGCGCCGGGCACCGCCACTTGAAAATGACGCATAAATCGCCGTAGAAAGGCTTGAGTTCTCATTGATGTCCCAATAATGGTTTAATGAAATTTGGGGCTTATGATACTCATTGTAACCATAACCGCTGGGATAAATTTCGCCCTCGCGAATGCCATAGTGCGTGTTTAAGCGAATGCCATCTTCGCTATTGCGGTACTCCTCAATCAAGTGCATCGAGCCGCGTTGATTGTGCCACTGCGGCGCGCCAAAAGCGGTAAAAGAAAGCGAGTGCTTGTCGTTGATCTTTTTAAAGACATTCACAAAGTAAGTGTAAG
Above is a window of Chloroherpeton thalassium ATCC 35110 DNA encoding:
- a CDS encoding TonB-dependent receptor encodes the protein MRKMKLISLLLFLMLFSGARSFAQIVSGTILEKDSNEPLIGATVFLKGKSIGSISGLDGGFSFHAPSGRYDLTISYVGYVRKEMFIDVDSTKDLHLGVIAMQPDAIGLEEIKVVASYAKDRETPVSVSTIKTIDIQERLGSKEFPEILNTTPSVYATKTGGGYGDGRVNLRGFDSNNFAVLINGVPVNGMEDGKVYWSNWAGLSDVSRTMQVQRGLGASKLAISSVGGTINILTSSADPMQGGILQLATGNDGYTKRALTVSTGLMENDWAVTLSGALTTGDGYAKALNFEAYTYFVNVFKKINDKHSLSFTAFGAPQWHNQRGSMHLIEEYRNSEDGIRLNTHYGIREGEIYPSGYGYNEYHKPQISLNHYWDINENSSLSTAIYASFSSGGARRVNGENDHWLEFEYPSGEPYEITKLTADGLLDYDAVMAENAASTTGSQAVISFAVNKHNWYGILSSYNTKYKDFNITAGFDGRYYKGFHYIEITDLLGGDYYLDDSNVNRDANTPLKEGDKIDYYNLGEVFWAGLFAQAEYVQKKYTAFLSGSVINQSYRRTDYFNYDDDDPNQVSDWEPFYAYSIKGGANYNLTDLQHVFANTGYFTRAPYFDDIFLNYTNTVNEDAKMQRIFSGELGYGISTPKFNLDVALYHTLWLDKTLTKSIGNDQVANFTGLNARHQGIEFEAQYKPVDNLSISGMLSLGDWKWIDNVNAKIFNEERDSLIAEVNVYAKGLYVGNAAQTTASISVDYQVLNKFKLGVTFYHFDDIYADFDVNNRTSADEEGVDAWKLPDYQLVNLRCSYDFQFGDYLATLTGNVDNLFDTEYISEASDGDDHDAATSPVYYGFGRTWSATLRLKF